Proteins from a genomic interval of Afifella aestuarii:
- the phoB gene encoding phosphate regulon transcriptional regulator PhoB: MPRILVVEDEEPLTLLLRYNLEAEGYSVDTVGRGDDAELRLLEEAPDLLVLDWMLPGLSGIELCRRVRMREATAKLPVIMLTARGEEDERIRGLATGADDYVVKPFSVPELMARVKALLRRTRPEMVADKLAAGDLELDRGTFRVFRGGREIHLGPTEFRLLEFLMRSPGRVFTREQLLNGVWGRDVYVDERTVDVHVGRLRKAINRGRMRDPIRTVRGAGYALNEQFVTT, translated from the coding sequence GTGCCCCGGATTCTCGTCGTCGAGGATGAAGAACCGCTGACGCTGCTTCTGCGCTACAACCTGGAGGCGGAAGGCTATTCCGTCGACACGGTCGGGCGCGGCGACGATGCGGAATTGCGCCTTCTGGAAGAGGCGCCCGACCTCCTGGTCCTCGATTGGATGCTGCCGGGCCTTTCCGGCATCGAACTCTGCCGACGCGTTCGAATGCGCGAGGCGACCGCAAAACTCCCCGTCATCATGCTGACGGCGCGCGGCGAGGAAGACGAGCGCATCCGCGGGCTCGCCACCGGCGCCGACGATTATGTCGTCAAACCCTTCTCGGTGCCGGAGCTGATGGCCCGCGTGAAGGCGCTCCTGCGCCGCACGCGTCCGGAAATGGTCGCCGACAAGCTCGCCGCCGGCGATCTCGAACTCGACCGCGGCACCTTCCGCGTCTTCCGCGGGGGCCGCGAGATCCATCTCGGCCCGACGGAATTCCGGCTTCTGGAATTCCTGATGCGCAGCCCGGGACGCGTCTTCACCCGCGAGCAGCTCTTGAACGGCGTCTGGGGCCGCGACGTCTATGTCGACGAACGCACCGTCGATGTGCATGTCGGCCGCCTCAGAAAGGCGATCAACCGCGGCCGCATGCGCGACCCGATCCGCACCGTCCGCGGCGCCGGCTACGCCCTCAACGAACAGTTCGTCACGACCTGA
- the phoU gene encoding phosphate signaling complex protein PhoU, translating to MSEHIVTSYDEELRELARSIAEMGGLVEQQLDEAVNALLSTNAQLAQDVILGDRQINQMHYQIEERAILVIAKRQPMAQDLRETVAAIRISHDLERVGDLGKNIAKRALAIEDQRMNHQLRRGVEHLASLGLRQLKDVLDAYGSRDVQKAISVWRSDDEIDAMYVSLFREMLTYMMEDPRNIGMCTHLLFCAKNIERIGDHATNIAETITYLVTGKQMERAATAPSAG from the coding sequence GTGTCTGAACATATCGTCACCTCCTATGACGAGGAATTGCGGGAACTCGCCCGCTCCATCGCCGAAATGGGCGGTCTCGTCGAACAGCAGCTCGACGAGGCGGTGAATGCGCTGTTGAGCACCAATGCGCAGCTCGCCCAGGACGTCATCCTCGGCGACCGCCAGATCAACCAGATGCACTACCAGATCGAAGAGCGGGCGATCCTCGTCATCGCCAAGCGCCAGCCGATGGCTCAGGATCTGCGCGAAACCGTCGCCGCGATCCGCATCTCGCACGATCTGGAACGCGTCGGCGACCTCGGCAAGAACATCGCCAAGCGCGCGCTCGCCATCGAAGACCAGCGGATGAACCACCAGCTTCGCCGCGGTGTCGAACATCTCGCCAGCCTCGGCCTGCGCCAGCTCAAGGACGTGCTCGACGCCTATGGCTCGCGCGACGTGCAGAAGGCGATCTCGGTGTGGCGCTCCGACGACGAGATCGACGCCATGTATGTGTCGCTGTTTCGCGAGATGCTCACCTACATGATGGAAGATCCGCGCAATATCGGCATGTGCACGCATCTTCTCTTCTGCGCCAAGAACATCGAGCGCATCGGCGACCACGCCACCAATATCGCCGAGACGATCACCTATCTCGTCACCGGCAAGCAGATGGAACGCGCGGCGACTGCGCCGTCCGCGGGTTGA
- the pstB gene encoding phosphate ABC transporter ATP-binding protein PstB yields the protein MRAEKVSVHYAEKQALFDVDLDVPENQVISLIGPSGCGKSTFLRCLNRMNDTIDIARVSGHITLDGENIYDKSLDVVELRARVGMVFQKPNPFPKSIYENVAYGPRIHGLASGKRDLEEIVATSLQRAGLFNEVKDRLDEPGTGLSGGQQQRLCIARAIAVNPEVILMDEPCSALDPIATAKVEELIDELRENYTIVIVTHSMQQAARVSQRTAMFHLGYLVEEGPTDMMFTNPTDKRTQDYITGRFG from the coding sequence ATGCGCGCCGAGAAAGTGTCCGTCCATTACGCCGAAAAGCAGGCCCTGTTCGACGTCGATCTCGACGTGCCGGAAAATCAGGTGATCTCGCTGATCGGCCCGTCCGGCTGCGGAAAATCCACCTTCCTCAGATGCCTCAACCGGATGAACGACACGATCGACATCGCGCGCGTCTCCGGCCACATCACGCTCGACGGCGAGAACATCTACGACAAATCGCTCGACGTCGTGGAGCTCAGGGCCCGGGTCGGCATGGTCTTCCAGAAGCCCAACCCGTTTCCGAAATCGATCTACGAGAACGTCGCCTACGGGCCGCGCATTCACGGCCTCGCCTCCGGCAAGCGCGACCTCGAAGAGATCGTCGCCACCAGCCTGCAGCGCGCCGGCCTCTTCAACGAGGTCAAGGACCGGCTCGACGAACCCGGCACCGGCCTCTCCGGCGGCCAGCAGCAGCGCCTTTGCATCGCCCGCGCGATCGCCGTGAACCCGGAAGTCATCCTGATGGACGAGCCGTGCTCGGCACTCGACCCCATCGCCACCGCCAAGGTGGAAGAGCTGATCGACGAACTGCGCGAGAACTATACGATCGTCATCGTCACGCATTCGATGCAGCAGGCGGCGCGCGTCTCGCAGCGCACGGCCATGTTCCATCTGGGTTATCTCGTCGAGGAGGGGCCGACGGACATGATGTTCACCAACCCCACCGACAAGCGCACCCAGGACTACATCACAGGCCGCTTCGGCTAA
- the pstA gene encoding phosphate ABC transporter permease PstA — MSATDTVSASAPVDSQLNAVRASLKRRHAQERRFQVLGLAAIFAALAMVAVLFGSVLFKGVPAFWQSTLHLQISLNADVIDVGQPPVQKADQNPAEFEAELTDWRRDLARVSWNKILESAVRGVLPPDLADAKTRDIVGIVASGERYALRDMVLEDPSLIGQTIDVDLLADANVDNWLKGNIDRSLGQSRQQLSPGEQEIADALAEKGVITQSFNSGIFFNVDSRSSPASAGLAGAFMGSLYMMLVVIMLAVPIGVASAIYLEEFAPTNRFTDFIEVNINNLAAVPSIVFGLLGASIFINWMHLPLSAPLVGGLVLTLMTLPTIIIATRGTLRAIPPSIREAALGLGASRTQMVFHHVLPLAIPGILTATIIGVAQALGETAPLLLIGMNAFVASVPASPMDQATALPVQIYLWQGNENFNFFEARTNAAIIVLLGLMISLNAIAILLRQRIERRW, encoded by the coding sequence ATGAGCGCGACCGACACCGTGTCCGCTTCGGCGCCCGTCGACAGCCAACTCAACGCCGTCCGGGCCAGCCTCAAGCGCCGTCATGCGCAGGAGCGCCGTTTTCAGGTGCTCGGCCTTGCCGCGATCTTTGCCGCCCTAGCCATGGTGGCGGTGCTCTTCGGCTCCGTCCTCTTCAAGGGCGTTCCGGCCTTCTGGCAGTCGACCCTGCATCTTCAGATTTCGCTCAATGCCGATGTCATCGACGTCGGGCAGCCGCCGGTCCAGAAGGCGGATCAGAACCCGGCCGAATTCGAGGCCGAGCTGACCGACTGGCGGCGCGACCTCGCCCGCGTCAGCTGGAACAAGATCCTGGAAAGCGCCGTGCGCGGCGTCCTGCCGCCCGATCTCGCCGACGCCAAGACTCGTGACATCGTCGGCATCGTGGCAAGCGGCGAGCGCTATGCCTTGCGCGACATGGTGCTCGAAGATCCGAGCCTCATCGGCCAGACGATCGACGTCGATCTTCTCGCCGACGCCAATGTCGACAATTGGCTCAAAGGCAATATCGACCGCTCGCTCGGACAAAGCCGTCAGCAGCTATCCCCCGGCGAGCAGGAAATCGCCGATGCGCTCGCGGAAAAGGGTGTCATCACGCAGAGCTTCAATTCCGGCATCTTCTTCAACGTCGATTCGCGGTCCTCGCCGGCCTCGGCCGGTCTTGCCGGCGCCTTCATGGGCTCGCTCTACATGATGCTCGTCGTCATCATGCTCGCGGTCCCGATCGGCGTCGCCAGCGCCATCTATCTGGAAGAATTCGCGCCGACGAACCGCTTCACCGATTTCATCGAGGTCAACATCAACAACCTCGCCGCCGTGCCGTCGATCGTCTTCGGCCTCCTCGGCGCCTCGATCTTCATCAACTGGATGCATCTGCCCCTGTCGGCGCCGCTCGTCGGCGGTCTCGTCCTCACCTTGATGACGCTGCCGACAATCATCATCGCCACGCGCGGCACCTTGCGCGCCATCCCGCCGTCGATCCGCGAGGCGGCGCTCGGGCTCGGCGCCTCGCGAACGCAGATGGTCTTCCACCATGTCCTGCCGCTCGCCATTCCGGGCATTCTGACGGCCACCATTATCGGCGTCGCCCAGGCGCTCGGCGAGACCGCGCCGCTCCTTCTCATCGGCATGAACGCCTTTGTGGCCAGCGTGCCGGCGAGCCCGATGGATCAGGCGACGGCCCTGCCCGTGCAGATCTATCTCTGGCAGGGCAACGAGAACTTCAATTTCTTCGAAGCCCGCACAAATGCCGCCATCATCGTCTTGCTTGGTCTGATGATCAGCCTCAATGCGATCGCGATCCTGCTGCGCCAGCGCATCGAGCGGCGCTGGTAA
- the pstC gene encoding phosphate ABC transporter permease subunit PstC — protein sequence MSDLIIAGILLTLMALGYQVALGRYRKVTGRSEVRPHSRPAYHGLLVAIWCAIPALAVIIVFGLFEPVITRYVIMSALPPEVRELPAHELRGVMQRIHQIATGFGIVGEAKPYENVAATRLGTYHAIWNFALIALAASSAVAGLVYTLRRITPRLRARNEVERVIRILLLLCSAVAIMTTVGIVASLLGEAVRFFGFVNPLDFFFGTVWNPRFSSVGAGQGDFGLLPLLVGTLMISAIAILVALPIGLMTAIYMAEYASSHLRNIAKPIIEILAGIPTIVYGVFALTVAGPFFADMGAAVGLDISATSAFTAGAVMGVMIIPFISSLSDDIITQVPASMRDGSLGLGATRSETIKRVILPAALPGIVGAFLLAVSRAIGETMIVVLAAGNSPVLRFNPFEPSTSVTVSIVNQLTGDTDFASPQSLVAFALGLTLFIMTLGLNVVALYIVRKYREQYE from the coding sequence GTGAGTGATCTCATAATCGCCGGTATTCTGCTGACCCTGATGGCGCTCGGCTATCAGGTGGCGCTCGGCCGCTACCGCAAAGTGACGGGCCGTTCGGAGGTCCGCCCGCATTCCCGTCCGGCCTATCACGGCCTCCTCGTCGCCATCTGGTGCGCCATTCCCGCTCTCGCGGTGATCATCGTTTTCGGACTTTTTGAACCCGTCATCACCCGCTACGTGATTATGTCCGCCCTGCCGCCGGAAGTGCGCGAGCTGCCGGCCCACGAATTGCGCGGCGTCATGCAGCGCATCCACCAGATCGCCACTGGCTTCGGCATCGTCGGCGAAGCCAAGCCCTATGAGAACGTCGCGGCGACCCGGCTCGGCACCTATCACGCGATCTGGAATTTCGCGCTCATCGCGCTCGCGGCGTCATCGGCGGTCGCCGGCCTCGTCTACACTTTGCGCCGCATCACGCCGCGGCTGCGCGCCCGTAACGAGGTGGAACGCGTCATCCGCATCCTCCTGCTTTTGTGCTCCGCCGTCGCCATCATGACGACCGTCGGCATCGTCGCCTCGCTTCTCGGCGAGGCGGTGCGCTTCTTCGGCTTCGTCAATCCGCTCGATTTCTTCTTCGGCACGGTCTGGAACCCGCGCTTTTCCTCCGTCGGCGCCGGCCAGGGCGATTTCGGTCTCCTGCCGCTCCTCGTCGGCACCTTGATGATCAGCGCCATCGCCATCCTCGTCGCGCTGCCGATCGGGCTGATGACGGCGATCTACATGGCCGAATACGCCTCCTCGCATCTGCGCAACATCGCCAAGCCGATCATCGAAATCCTCGCCGGCATCCCGACGATCGTCTACGGCGTCTTCGCCCTCACCGTCGCGGGTCCGTTCTTCGCCGATATGGGGGCCGCCGTCGGCCTCGACATCAGCGCCACCAGCGCCTTCACCGCCGGCGCCGTCATGGGCGTGATGATCATTCCGTTCATCTCCTCCTTGTCCGACGACATCATCACGCAGGTCCCCGCCTCCATGCGCGATGGCTCGCTCGGGCTCGGCGCCACCCGCTCTGAGACGATCAAGCGCGTCATCCTGCCGGCGGCGCTCCCCGGCATCGTCGGCGCCTTTCTGCTCGCCGTCAGCCGCGCCATCGGCGAAACCATGATCGTGGTGCTCGCCGCCGGCAATTCGCCGGTGCTGCGCTTCAACCCGTTCGAGCCGAGCACCAGTGTCACCGTCTCGATCGTCAATCAGCTGACCGGCGACACCGATTTCGCCAGCCCGCAATCGCTCGTTGCCTTCGCCCTCGGCCTCACGCTTTTCATCATGACGCTCGGCCTCAACGTCGTGGCGCTCTACATCGTCCGCAAATACCGGGAGCAGTACGAATGA
- a CDS encoding substrate-binding domain-containing protein — protein MTYKLLAGVAALAVGAAFSAGAANAQSRDTIQIAGSSTVLPFASIVAEEFGNAYPDFNTPVVGSGGSSGGLRQFCQGVGDSTIDIADASRRIKPSEIKACNDAGVKKIIEVRIGYDGIVFATNADKDNFALKPVDVYKALAAKVPQDGKMVDNPYTSWSDIDSSLPDQEIQLAIPAGNHGTREVFEEKVVLPGCEEAGLPEMSEDEMKATCLNFRQDRVTEISGDYTETLARLEANDNTMGVFGLSFYDQNRDKLKVATMSGVEPSIDTIASGDYPVSRPLFFYIKGEHIGVIPGIKDYAEFFLSDDMAGSGGRLEEAGMIPAPEDELETQRQNVEDEKTLSASDLQG, from the coding sequence GTGACTTACAAGCTTCTCGCTGGTGTCGCGGCGCTGGCCGTAGGCGCCGCCTTCTCGGCCGGCGCTGCCAACGCCCAGTCCCGTGACACGATCCAGATCGCCGGTTCCTCGACCGTCCTGCCTTTCGCCTCCATCGTGGCGGAAGAATTCGGCAACGCCTATCCGGACTTCAACACCCCGGTCGTCGGCTCCGGCGGCTCCTCGGGCGGTCTGCGCCAGTTCTGCCAGGGCGTCGGTGACAGCACCATCGACATCGCCGACGCTTCGCGCCGCATCAAGCCGTCCGAAATCAAGGCGTGCAACGACGCCGGCGTCAAAAAGATCATCGAAGTCCGCATCGGCTACGACGGCATCGTCTTCGCCACCAATGCCGACAAGGACAACTTCGCCCTGAAGCCGGTCGACGTCTACAAGGCGCTTGCCGCCAAGGTCCCGCAGGACGGCAAGATGGTCGACAATCCCTACACCAGCTGGAGCGACATCGATTCCTCCCTGCCGGATCAGGAAATCCAGCTCGCCATCCCGGCCGGCAATCACGGCACGCGCGAAGTCTTCGAGGAGAAGGTCGTTCTCCCGGGCTGCGAGGAAGCCGGTCTTCCGGAGATGAGCGAAGACGAGATGAAGGCGACCTGCCTCAACTTCCGTCAGGACCGCGTCACGGAGATCTCCGGCGACTACACCGAAACGCTGGCGCGCCTTGAAGCCAACGACAACACGATGGGCGTCTTCGGTCTCTCCTTCTACGACCAGAACCGCGACAAGCTGAAGGTCGCCACGATGTCCGGCGTCGAGCCGAGCATCGACACGATCGCCTCCGGCGACTACCCGGTCTCCCGCCCGCTCTTCTTCTACATCAAGGGCGAGCACATCGGCGTCATCCCGGGCATCAAGGACTATGCCGAGTTCTTCCTCTCCGACGACATGGCCGGCTCCGGCGGTCGCCTCGAAGAGGCCGGCATGATCCCGGCTCCGGAAGACGAGCTCGAGACGCAGCGGCAGAATGTCGAGGACGAAAAGACGCTCTCGGCTTCCGACCTGCAGGGCTAA